Proteins from a single region of Aquamicrobium lusatiense:
- a CDS encoding YncE family protein yields MKRLTLGLSALLAATFLATSAFAAGAAAATVAEPSARILRMEVAPALYELVYSPAQDAVFVASAGGFGEGAEAGRILRLDPRSLEKKGEIVLSGRAFGLALDDAAGRLYVGDTTSASITVIDTRTDAVVGTVQLAEKVTTDKGKPEYPHNFRELVLDPENNRLYAPGLAAKDSALYVVDTAALRVEKVIPGFGAGVAGAVLDAARDRLYVSNLQGQLFVLNTAGPELLATAEVEGDQLLNLALDAAGERIFATDQGNEFIDKMRADVLPNYKLRGEGNRVVVMDGEGRTIRHLPTGAGPVAPLVGGERLYVTNRDDGTVSVFDTKSYELLEKIALPVHPNSLALDRERNALFVTVKKGHGEKGAESVVRIGF; encoded by the coding sequence CCACATTCCTGGCGACATCCGCCTTCGCGGCCGGCGCGGCCGCGGCCACGGTTGCGGAACCTTCGGCCCGCATCCTGCGCATGGAGGTCGCGCCGGCTCTCTACGAGCTGGTCTATTCGCCCGCGCAGGACGCCGTTTTCGTGGCTTCCGCCGGCGGCTTCGGCGAAGGGGCCGAGGCCGGCCGCATCCTGCGGCTCGATCCACGCAGCCTTGAGAAAAAGGGCGAAATCGTCCTGTCCGGCCGGGCTTTCGGCCTCGCACTCGACGATGCTGCCGGCCGCCTCTATGTCGGCGACACCACCAGCGCCTCGATCACCGTCATCGACACCAGAACGGATGCCGTGGTCGGCACCGTGCAGCTGGCTGAAAAGGTGACCACCGACAAGGGCAAGCCGGAATACCCCCACAATTTCCGCGAACTGGTGCTCGATCCTGAGAACAACCGCCTCTATGCCCCCGGTCTGGCGGCGAAGGACAGCGCGCTCTACGTCGTCGATACGGCGGCCCTCAGGGTGGAAAAGGTGATCCCCGGCTTCGGGGCCGGGGTAGCAGGCGCCGTGCTCGATGCCGCGCGTGACAGGCTCTACGTCTCGAACCTTCAGGGACAGCTCTTCGTTCTGAACACCGCAGGCCCCGAACTGCTCGCCACCGCCGAGGTGGAGGGCGACCAGCTTCTGAACCTTGCTCTCGATGCCGCCGGAGAACGCATCTTCGCGACCGATCAGGGCAATGAATTCATCGACAAGATGCGCGCAGACGTTCTGCCCAATTACAAGCTGAGGGGCGAGGGAAACCGCGTCGTGGTGATGGATGGCGAAGGCAGGACGATCCGCCACCTGCCGACGGGAGCCGGCCCGGTGGCGCCGCTGGTCGGCGGTGAGCGGCTCTATGTCACCAACAGGGATGACGGCACGGTCAGCGTCTTCGACACCAAGAGCTATGAGCTTCTGGAGAAGATCGCCCTGCCGGTCCACCCCAACAGCCTGGCGCTCGACCGCGAACGCAACGCGCTGTTCGTCACGGTCAAGAAGGGCCATGGCGAAAAGGGCGCCGAGAGCGTGGTGCGCATCGGGTTCTGA
- a CDS encoding isocitrate/isopropylmalate dehydrogenase family protein: protein MKDTYEIAVVPGDGIGPEVADAAVRVLRGAFGNDCPLRFCDHPAGAELYRQTGESFPQATFRACAQADAVLHGAAGIPGVVHPDGTEAGLDFTLRLRFELDLYANIRPIRLYPGIRSPLADVKAGEIDYIILRENSEGLYAARGAGAQLRGEMAVDTLVQTRKGVERIVRKAFELARASNGAPADGVRRVTCVDKANVLRSYAFFRSIFDEVAADYPDIEAEHGLIDAMAMYLVTRPGHYNVIVTENMFGDILSDLAAATIGGMGLAPSAEVGERQGLFQAAHGSAPDIAGKGIANPYGTVLSAASMLEWLAANHDDDRLARAASRIREAVSAAIEAGLISRDLGGDSGSALITQGLCERLR from the coding sequence ATGAAAGATACATATGAAATTGCCGTCGTACCCGGCGATGGCATCGGCCCGGAAGTGGCCGATGCGGCTGTGCGGGTGCTGCGCGGGGCTTTCGGCAATGATTGCCCGCTGCGCTTTTGCGATCACCCGGCCGGGGCGGAGCTTTACCGCCAGACCGGAGAGAGCTTTCCGCAAGCCACGTTCCGCGCCTGCGCGCAGGCCGATGCGGTTCTGCACGGGGCGGCCGGCATTCCCGGCGTCGTGCATCCCGACGGCACCGAGGCGGGTCTGGATTTCACCCTGCGGCTGCGCTTCGAGCTGGATCTCTACGCCAATATCCGCCCGATCCGCCTGTATCCGGGCATCCGCTCGCCGCTGGCCGATGTGAAGGCAGGCGAGATCGACTACATCATCCTGCGTGAAAACAGCGAAGGCCTGTATGCGGCGCGCGGCGCCGGCGCGCAGCTGCGGGGCGAAATGGCGGTCGACACGCTGGTTCAGACCCGCAAGGGCGTGGAACGGATCGTGCGCAAGGCGTTCGAGCTGGCGCGAGCCTCAAATGGCGCGCCAGCCGACGGCGTTCGCCGTGTCACCTGCGTCGACAAGGCGAACGTGCTGCGCAGCTACGCCTTCTTCCGCTCGATTTTCGATGAGGTGGCCGCGGATTATCCCGATATCGAGGCCGAGCATGGCCTGATCGACGCGATGGCGATGTATCTCGTCACCCGTCCGGGTCATTACAATGTGATCGTCACCGAAAACATGTTCGGCGATATCCTGTCCGATCTGGCCGCCGCCACCATCGGCGGCATGGGGCTCGCCCCTTCGGCCGAGGTGGGGGAAAGGCAGGGCCTGTTCCAGGCTGCCCACGGCTCCGCTCCCGACATTGCCGGCAAGGGCATCGCCAATCCCTATGGCACGGTGTTGTCGGCCGCCTCGATGCTGGAATGGCTGGCTGCAAACCATGACGACGATCGTCTGGCGCGGGCCGCATCGCGCATCCGGGAGGCGGTGAGCGCGGCGATAGAGGCCGGGCTGATCAGCCGCGACCTTGGCGGCGACAGCGGCAGCGCACTGATCACCCAAGGGTTGTGCGAGCGCTTGCGCTGA
- a CDS encoding glucose 1-dehydrogenase produces MRLTGKIAVITGGGSGFGEGIVRKFVAEGAKVVLMDRDQANAERVAQSLGDDCRPLVGDVATAQGMEAARDLALSAFGGLNVLVNNAGVGHVPTPLDDIDEATFDRIANVNMRSIYYGARAMVPHFKAQKAGAILNVASTGGVSPRPNLTWYNASKGWVITATRAMAVELAPFGIRVNAINPVAGDTPLLSTFMGADTPEIRAKFLASIPIGRFSTPEDMGNAAAFLCSEEASMITGIAMEVDGGRCI; encoded by the coding sequence ATGCGACTGACAGGAAAAATTGCCGTGATCACCGGTGGGGGATCGGGCTTCGGCGAAGGGATCGTGCGCAAGTTCGTCGCCGAAGGCGCGAAGGTCGTGCTGATGGACCGCGATCAGGCCAATGCCGAGCGGGTCGCGCAAAGCCTCGGCGATGATTGCCGGCCGCTCGTCGGCGATGTGGCGACGGCGCAGGGCATGGAAGCGGCCCGCGATCTGGCGCTGTCCGCCTTCGGCGGGCTGAACGTGCTGGTCAACAATGCCGGCGTCGGCCATGTGCCGACACCCCTCGACGATATCGACGAGGCGACCTTCGACCGTATCGCCAACGTGAACATGCGCTCGATCTATTACGGCGCGCGCGCCATGGTCCCGCATTTCAAGGCGCAGAAAGCCGGGGCGATCCTCAATGTGGCTTCCACCGGCGGCGTTTCGCCCCGGCCGAACCTGACCTGGTACAACGCTTCCAAGGGCTGGGTCATCACCGCCACCCGCGCCATGGCGGTGGAGCTTGCGCCTTTCGGCATCCGCGTGAACGCGATCAACCCGGTGGCCGGCGACACGCCGCTTCTGTCGACCTTCATGGGCGCGGACACCCCGGAAATCCGCGCCAAGTTTCTTGCCTCCATCCCCATCGGCCGTTTCTCGACGCCCGAGGACATGGGCAATGCCGCCGCTTTCCTCTGCTCGGAGGAAGCCTCGATGATCACCGGCATCGCCATGGAAGTCGATGGCGGACGCTGCATCTGA